Proteins encoded by one window of Nocardioides euryhalodurans:
- a CDS encoding alkaline phosphatase family protein — MTDLSRRTLLTTSAGTVVATTLLPGGRAAAARGRKRAYVLVVDGCRPEEVSPTLTPTLAGLRDGGLHHPAATSLPIMETIPNHVMMMSGVRPARSGVPANSVFDRELGETRTLDRPRDLKVPTVLERLGRAGFTTATVLSKEYLVGIFGRRATYRWVPDAYVPVSGHVPDVFTMDETLSIIEEHDPNLVFVNLGDIDRFGHSDVTGGDVRLLRQAALVDTDRQVQRLVDHLQDTGAWRDSVVIVLADHSMDWSLPGGRISVGPALGADPLLAGKVAIAENGGAELLYWLGRPRLRDEAIGRMQLAARSVDGVIRAHRRDEPFLGLGPEAGDVVLYCAAGRRFSEDPTSNPIPGNHGHPATRPIPFFIAGGHPLVPRGRTSSRAATTMDVAPTLSRFFGVGGPPGGYDGRNRLP; from the coding sequence ATGACCGACCTGAGCCGACGTACGCTCCTCACGACCAGCGCCGGGACGGTCGTCGCCACCACCCTGCTGCCCGGCGGCCGGGCCGCGGCCGCACGCGGCCGCAAGCGGGCGTACGTCCTCGTCGTCGACGGCTGCCGGCCCGAGGAGGTCTCGCCGACGCTGACCCCGACGCTCGCCGGGCTGCGCGATGGCGGCCTCCACCACCCGGCGGCCACGTCGCTGCCGATCATGGAGACCATCCCCAACCACGTGATGATGATGAGTGGCGTACGCCCCGCGCGCAGCGGCGTGCCCGCCAACAGCGTCTTCGACCGCGAGCTCGGCGAGACCCGCACCCTGGACCGCCCGCGCGACCTCAAGGTGCCGACGGTGCTCGAGCGGCTGGGTCGGGCCGGCTTCACGACCGCGACCGTGCTCAGCAAGGAGTACCTCGTCGGGATCTTCGGGCGGCGCGCGACCTACCGCTGGGTCCCCGACGCCTACGTCCCGGTCTCCGGCCACGTTCCCGACGTCTTCACGATGGACGAGACGCTCTCGATCATCGAGGAGCACGACCCCAACCTGGTGTTCGTCAACCTCGGCGACATCGACCGCTTCGGCCACTCCGACGTGACCGGCGGCGACGTGCGCCTGCTGCGACAGGCCGCCCTCGTCGACACCGACCGGCAGGTGCAGCGGCTCGTCGACCACCTGCAGGACACGGGCGCGTGGCGCGACTCGGTGGTGATCGTGCTGGCCGACCACTCGATGGACTGGTCGCTGCCCGGCGGCCGCATCAGCGTCGGTCCGGCCCTCGGGGCGGACCCGCTGCTGGCCGGCAAGGTCGCGATCGCCGAGAACGGCGGCGCGGAGCTGCTCTACTGGCTCGGCCGACCACGGCTCCGGGACGAGGCGATCGGGCGGATGCAGCTGGCGGCACGCTCGGTCGACGGCGTGATCCGCGCCCACCGGCGCGACGAACCCTTCCTCGGGCTGGGCCCGGAGGCCGGCGACGTGGTGCTCTACTGCGCTGCCGGCCGCCGCTTCAGCGAGGACCCCACCTCCAACCCGATCCCCGGCAACCACGGCCACCCGGCGACCAGACCGATCCCGTTCTTCATCGCCGGCGGCCACCCGCTCGTGCCGCGGGGCCGGACGTCCTCGCGCGCGGCGACCACGATGGACGTGGCGCCGACGCTGTCGCGGTTCTTCGGCGTCGGCGGGCCGCCGGGTGGGTACGACGGGCGGAACCGACTGCCCTGA
- a CDS encoding MXAN_6640 family putative metalloprotease — translation MSTRLLPAAVAGLLAVSLLGLAPASASPPAVPVPDAPATAPQSDRQAAVDALAAVEALAANDPSRASRRQVTGRPDVTMALNQLLRVRADLTPAEKRRADALLARPTADGGDGFLDYSVPEATPVCGPVICIHYVTTTADAPPQDSNDGDAIPDAVQQALATAESVHGTYTGAGYLRPDSDGTLGGGSDQVDVYLGDLGNAGYYGYCTTDQPGDTGPWNRWAYCAIDEDFSTDDFPENTPLENQQVTLAHEYFHAVQYAYDAYEDPWFLEATAAWAEDELFDAVDDNRQYLPSGQLGRPYLPLDLWVAGDSMHYGNWLFFRHLTERWTAETGGLPTIMVELMERLSGRTGDPDQYSTQAIAAELAERGTSFGAVYARFVTDNRAPARAYSEGARYRPAAPLRTWRLRADRRRTGLYEIRIDHLSNIPLRYRPGSGTSRRGWKLRLQVDMPAGATAPAARVVSFLKGGGVSTETIRLSSTGKGARTVPFSSRRVRYVELVLINASRRTSCWTYPYGDSASVACNGTPRDDNVRTLFSASISR, via the coding sequence ATGAGTACTCGCCTCCTCCCGGCTGCCGTCGCCGGCCTGCTCGCCGTCTCGCTCCTCGGCCTGGCCCCCGCGTCGGCCTCCCCACCCGCGGTGCCCGTCCCGGACGCCCCGGCCACGGCTCCACAGTCGGACCGCCAGGCGGCGGTCGACGCGCTCGCGGCCGTCGAGGCCCTGGCCGCGAACGACCCATCCCGGGCTTCGCGCCGCCAGGTGACGGGTCGTCCGGACGTCACGATGGCGCTCAACCAGCTCCTACGGGTGAGGGCAGACCTCACGCCCGCCGAGAAGCGGCGGGCCGACGCCCTGCTGGCACGCCCGACCGCCGACGGCGGTGACGGCTTCCTCGACTACTCCGTCCCCGAGGCGACGCCGGTCTGCGGCCCGGTCATCTGCATCCACTACGTCACCACGACCGCCGACGCGCCGCCGCAGGACAGCAACGACGGAGACGCGATCCCCGACGCGGTCCAGCAGGCCCTCGCCACGGCCGAGTCGGTCCACGGGACCTACACCGGCGCCGGCTACCTGCGCCCCGACTCCGACGGCACCCTGGGCGGCGGGTCCGACCAGGTCGACGTCTACCTCGGCGACCTCGGCAACGCCGGCTACTACGGCTACTGCACGACCGACCAGCCCGGCGACACCGGCCCGTGGAACCGCTGGGCCTACTGCGCCATCGACGAGGACTTCTCGACCGACGACTTCCCGGAGAACACGCCACTGGAGAACCAGCAGGTCACGCTCGCCCACGAGTACTTCCACGCCGTCCAGTACGCCTACGACGCGTACGAGGACCCGTGGTTCCTCGAGGCGACTGCCGCGTGGGCCGAGGACGAGCTGTTCGACGCCGTCGACGACAACCGGCAGTACCTGCCGTCCGGGCAGCTGGGCCGGCCGTACCTGCCGCTGGACCTGTGGGTTGCCGGGGATTCGATGCACTACGGGAACTGGCTCTTCTTCCGCCACCTCACCGAGCGCTGGACCGCCGAGACCGGCGGGCTGCCGACGATCATGGTGGAGCTGATGGAGCGCCTCAGCGGCCGGACCGGTGACCCGGACCAGTACTCCACGCAGGCGATCGCCGCCGAGCTGGCCGAGCGCGGGACCTCCTTCGGCGCCGTCTACGCCCGGTTCGTCACGGACAACCGGGCCCCCGCCCGGGCCTACTCCGAGGGGGCCCGCTATCGCCCGGCCGCGCCGCTGCGGACGTGGCGGCTCCGCGCGGACCGGCGTCGCACCGGCCTGTACGAGATCCGGATCGACCACCTCAGCAACATCCCGCTGCGCTACCGTCCCGGCTCCGGGACCAGCAGGCGTGGCTGGAAGCTGCGGCTCCAGGTCGACATGCCGGCCGGTGCCACCGCGCCGGCGGCCCGGGTGGTGAGCTTCCTGAAGGGCGGCGGTGTCTCGACGGAGACGATCCGGCTGTCGAGCACCGGCAAGGGCGCCCGGACGGTCCCCTTCAGCTCGCGCCGGGTCCGGTACGTCGAGCTGGTGCTGATCAACGCCAGCCGGCGGACGAGCTGCTGGACGTACCCGTACGGCGACAGCGCGTCGGTCGCGTGCAACGGCACCCCGCGCGACGACAACGTCCGCACGCTCTTCAGCGCCAGCATCTCGCGCTGA
- a CDS encoding ATP-dependent DNA helicase, protein MLPPGRGRRTVGGDAYSSRVPDPQPSVPEVLARAVGALGGQQRDGQVAMAEAVAGAMGNGEHLLVQAGTGTGKSLAYLVPSLLHGDRVVVATATLALQHQLVERDIPRLMEAVGEEPGVDTSFAVLKGRSNYACLHRIREGVPDDQGTLVDVPQGSMASKVLELRSWAEQEAESGGSGERDGAPRHTDREWRQVSVGHRDCLGASKCPFGQECFVEVAREQAHRSHLVVTNHSLLAIDAIEGVPMIPDYDVVVIDEAHELTSRVTQAATDELAASDVDRAARRSQRHVDSEADDLADAGDALAAAIAEATPGRFDSVPDQLSDALVLVRDAARACLSAYPRESEAGEGDAGRQQARGTVQEIFTTAERMAARNAADVLWLSEGGDRMPPRLHVAPLQVWGQMRDKLLADKTVVFTSATLRLGGDFGAVATSLGLKPSEESAEESDGVVPWRGLDVGSPFDYGTQSILYLARHLPPPGRDGLGPAQLDEIAELVDAADGRTLGLFSSRRAAETAAEAVRQRLPHLTTLAQGDAQLPELAKQFVGDPHTCLFGTLSLWQGLDVPGDTCQLVLIDRIPFPRPDDPLMSARAKAADREGRNGFMEVSATHAALLLAQGAGRLIRTTTDRGVVAVLDPRLATARYAGFLRASLPPMWTTSDPAVVRQALKRLAAG, encoded by the coding sequence ATGCTCCCACCGGGACGTGGTCGCCGCACCGTGGGTGGGGACGCCTACTCTTCTCGGGTGCCCGACCCCCAGCCGTCCGTCCCCGAGGTGCTGGCGCGCGCGGTCGGCGCCCTCGGCGGGCAGCAGCGCGACGGGCAGGTGGCGATGGCGGAGGCGGTCGCCGGGGCGATGGGCAACGGCGAGCACCTGCTCGTCCAGGCCGGCACCGGCACCGGCAAGTCGCTCGCCTACCTCGTCCCGAGCCTGCTCCACGGCGACCGGGTGGTCGTCGCCACGGCGACGCTCGCGCTCCAGCACCAGCTGGTCGAGCGCGACATCCCGCGGTTGATGGAGGCGGTGGGGGAGGAGCCCGGGGTCGACACCTCCTTCGCCGTGCTCAAGGGCCGCTCCAACTACGCCTGCCTCCACCGCATCCGCGAGGGCGTCCCCGACGACCAGGGCACCCTCGTCGACGTGCCCCAGGGGTCGATGGCGAGCAAGGTGCTCGAGCTGCGGTCATGGGCCGAGCAGGAGGCCGAGTCGGGCGGCAGCGGCGAGCGCGACGGCGCGCCCCGCCACACCGACCGGGAGTGGCGGCAGGTCAGCGTCGGCCACCGCGACTGCCTCGGCGCCAGCAAGTGCCCCTTCGGGCAGGAGTGCTTCGTCGAGGTGGCACGCGAGCAGGCCCACCGCAGCCACCTCGTCGTCACCAACCACTCGCTGCTGGCGATCGACGCCATCGAGGGGGTGCCGATGATCCCCGACTACGACGTGGTGGTGATCGACGAGGCCCACGAGCTGACGTCCCGGGTGACCCAGGCCGCCACCGACGAGCTGGCCGCCTCCGACGTCGACCGGGCGGCCCGCCGGTCGCAACGACACGTCGACTCCGAGGCCGACGACCTCGCCGACGCGGGAGACGCGCTGGCGGCCGCGATCGCCGAGGCCACCCCCGGTCGCTTCGACTCGGTCCCCGACCAGCTCTCCGATGCGCTGGTGCTGGTCCGCGACGCGGCACGGGCGTGCCTGTCGGCGTACCCCCGTGAGAGCGAGGCGGGCGAGGGAGACGCGGGTCGGCAGCAGGCGCGCGGCACCGTCCAGGAGATCTTCACGACCGCCGAGCGGATGGCGGCGCGCAACGCCGCCGACGTGCTCTGGCTCTCCGAGGGCGGCGACCGGATGCCGCCGCGGCTCCACGTCGCACCACTCCAGGTGTGGGGGCAGATGCGCGACAAGCTGCTCGCCGACAAGACCGTGGTCTTCACGAGCGCGACGCTCCGGCTCGGCGGCGACTTCGGGGCGGTGGCCACCTCGCTGGGGCTCAAGCCCTCGGAGGAGTCGGCCGAGGAGTCCGACGGCGTGGTGCCGTGGCGCGGGCTCGACGTGGGCTCGCCGTTCGACTACGGCACGCAGTCGATCCTCTACCTCGCCCGCCACCTGCCCCCGCCCGGCCGCGACGGTCTCGGCCCGGCCCAGCTCGACGAGATCGCCGAGCTGGTCGACGCGGCCGACGGGCGGACGCTGGGGCTCTTCTCCAGCCGGCGGGCCGCCGAGACGGCTGCCGAGGCCGTACGCCAGCGGCTGCCCCACCTCACGACGCTGGCCCAGGGCGACGCGCAGCTGCCCGAGCTGGCCAAGCAGTTCGTGGGCGACCCCCACACCTGCCTGTTCGGAACGCTCAGCCTCTGGCAGGGCCTCGACGTGCCCGGCGACACCTGCCAGCTGGTGCTGATCGACCGGATCCCCTTCCCACGCCCCGACGACCCGCTGATGTCGGCGCGGGCCAAGGCGGCCGACCGCGAGGGTCGCAACGGCTTCATGGAGGTCTCGGCCACCCACGCCGCGCTGCTGCTCGCGCAGGGTGCGGGCCGGCTGATCCGGACCACCACCGACCGCGGCGTCGTCGCCGTCCTCGACCCGCGGCTCGCGACCGCCCGCTACGCCGGCTTCCTGCGGGCGAGCCTGCCGCCGATGTGGACGACGAGCGACCCCGCCGTCGTCCGGCAGGCGCTGAAGCGGCTCGCTGCGGGCTGA
- a CDS encoding glycoside hydrolase family 32 protein, which yields MEEREQPDPMVARAEADPHRPAYHFVAPAGWLNDPNGLGRRGGTYHLFYQYNPDAPVHGAIHWGHATSPDLLHWTDEPVALAPDTAADADGCWSGVLVDDGGVPTLVYSGHVDGRQQACLAVGTPDLRHWTKDPANPVLTGPPPELDAPGFRDHCVWREDDGWRMLVGSGVGGRGGAALLHRSPDLRSWQYVGPLLVGDAGDPAPGDPAWTGSLWECVDLLRLDDGPDVLMFSVWDDDVLHHALCWTGTYAGDRFEPAALHRLDLGGPTFYAPQSFRDDRGRRVVIGWLQEGRPEPAYVEAGWAGAMSLPRLLTVGADGGVHQEPVEEVARLRTDLLHDGPAGDGVLDTVAGDQLDLELDVLLPPGSAVEVAVRRSPDGEEQTAYRLTRGEDGTATLSLVGTAHSGEVPAGDDRVPLRVLVDHSVVEVFAGGVPLTARTYPTRADALGVAVTTAGAGATLRAWRLDGVWERPRSRRP from the coding sequence GTGGAGGAGCGCGAGCAGCCGGACCCGATGGTGGCGCGGGCGGAGGCCGACCCGCACCGCCCGGCGTACCACTTCGTCGCCCCGGCGGGGTGGCTCAACGACCCCAACGGCCTGGGCCGGCGCGGCGGGACCTACCACCTCTTCTACCAGTACAACCCGGACGCTCCTGTCCACGGCGCGATCCACTGGGGCCACGCCACGAGCCCCGACCTGCTGCACTGGACCGACGAGCCGGTGGCCCTCGCCCCCGACACCGCGGCCGACGCGGACGGCTGCTGGTCGGGGGTGCTGGTCGACGACGGCGGCGTGCCGACGCTCGTCTACTCCGGGCACGTGGACGGCCGCCAGCAGGCGTGCCTCGCGGTCGGCACCCCCGACCTGCGCCACTGGACCAAGGACCCCGCCAACCCGGTCCTCACCGGGCCGCCACCCGAGCTGGACGCCCCCGGCTTCCGCGACCACTGCGTCTGGCGCGAGGACGACGGCTGGCGGATGCTCGTCGGCTCCGGCGTCGGCGGCCGCGGCGGGGCGGCCCTGCTCCACCGCTCGCCCGACCTCCGCTCCTGGCAGTACGTCGGTCCGTTGCTGGTCGGCGACGCCGGCGACCCGGCCCCGGGGGACCCGGCCTGGACCGGCTCGCTCTGGGAGTGCGTCGACCTGCTCCGGCTCGACGACGGGCCGGACGTGCTGATGTTCTCGGTCTGGGACGACGACGTCCTCCACCACGCGCTCTGCTGGACCGGCACCTACGCCGGCGACCGCTTCGAGCCGGCCGCCCTGCACCGGCTCGACCTCGGCGGGCCGACCTTCTACGCGCCGCAGTCGTTCCGCGACGACCGGGGTCGTCGGGTGGTGATCGGCTGGCTCCAGGAGGGGCGGCCCGAGCCGGCGTACGTCGAGGCGGGCTGGGCGGGCGCGATGTCGCTCCCCCGGTTGCTGACCGTCGGCGCGGACGGCGGCGTCCACCAGGAGCCGGTCGAGGAGGTGGCCCGGCTGCGGACCGACCTCCTCCACGACGGGCCGGCGGGCGACGGCGTCCTCGACACCGTTGCCGGCGACCAGCTCGACCTCGAGCTCGACGTGCTCCTCCCACCCGGCAGTGCCGTCGAGGTCGCCGTCCGGCGGTCACCGGACGGCGAGGAGCAGACGGCGTACCGCCTGACCCGCGGGGAGGACGGCACGGCGACCCTCTCCCTCGTGGGGACCGCACACTCGGGCGAGGTGCCTGCGGGCGACGACCGGGTGCCGCTGCGGGTCTTGGTCGACCACTCCGTCGTCGAGGTTTTCGCCGGTGGGGTCCCGCTCACGGCCCGCACCTATCCGACACGAGCCGACGCGCTCGGGGTCGCCGTCACCACCGCCGGCGCCGGGGCCACCCTCCGCGCGTGGCGGCTCGACGGGGTCTGGGAGCGACCTCGCTCGCGCCGCCCGTGA
- the secD gene encoding protein translocase subunit SecD, translated as MSRGVLLRLLLVIGILAGAGAIAVNKEPELGLDLRGGAQFIFEVQSTEDTEATPENVDRTLEVLRGRVDALGVAESTLARQGDNRILVELPGITDEDEAAAAEERIGQTAQLEIRPVVGTVADAEAEPSAEGNLVLPTDQGDVIEMGPVALQGDQISGAEAAQPQDSVRWVVNVDFNGEGSDAFGELSAEAACAQGAQNRIAIVLDDRVISSPGVQVPCGSRITGSTEISGDFTLAEAQELSALIEGGALPLPLELISDRLVGPTLGEDAIDASFEAGLIGIILTGLFITLVYRFVGFLATVALASYALIAYAMLLALGATLTLPGLAGFVLAIGLAIDANVLVFERAREEYDDAPKAGVRRALGIGFNKAWSAIIDSNVTTLLAAGLLFVLATGPVQGFGVTLSIGVVASMISALVIARMLTEVGVSIPWVARRPRFTGLGYVSKVRAWLDRTNPDLMARRRTWLAASLAAMAIAVAGIVTQGLNLGIEFTGGRTLDYSLSEEVTVDEARDAIAAAGFPEAVVQGADTADVTVRTGVLSDEDEDRIEAALAEIGGDVTKEDDQQIGPSLGDELRDKALLAFGIALLAQMLYLAIRFKWTFGVAAVVAMFHDVLLVVGLFAWLGKPIDAVFLAAALTIVGLSVNDTVVVFDRIRERWRASRDKGFNEVANRACIETVPRTVNTGLGAMFILATLALLGGDSLQDFAIALLVGLVVGTYSSVFMATPLLTYLQEKAPMSREQKVRQERSPDDSGAVV; from the coding sequence ATGTCCCGAGGTGTCCTGCTCCGACTCCTGCTCGTCATCGGCATCCTGGCCGGTGCCGGCGCCATCGCCGTCAACAAGGAGCCCGAGCTGGGGCTGGACCTGCGCGGAGGCGCGCAGTTCATCTTCGAGGTGCAGAGCACCGAGGACACCGAGGCGACCCCGGAGAACGTCGACCGGACCCTCGAGGTGCTGCGCGGACGCGTCGACGCCCTCGGCGTGGCCGAGTCGACGCTCGCCCGCCAGGGTGACAACCGGATCCTGGTCGAGCTCCCCGGCATCACCGACGAGGATGAGGCGGCCGCGGCCGAGGAGCGGATCGGCCAGACCGCCCAGCTCGAGATCCGGCCGGTCGTCGGCACCGTGGCCGACGCGGAGGCCGAGCCCTCCGCCGAGGGCAACCTGGTCCTGCCGACCGACCAGGGCGACGTCATCGAGATGGGTCCGGTGGCCCTGCAGGGCGACCAGATCTCCGGCGCCGAGGCCGCCCAGCCGCAGGACTCCGTCCGCTGGGTCGTCAACGTCGACTTCAACGGCGAGGGCTCCGACGCGTTCGGCGAGCTGTCCGCGGAGGCCGCCTGCGCCCAGGGCGCCCAGAACCGGATCGCGATCGTCCTCGACGACCGGGTGATCTCCAGCCCGGGCGTGCAGGTGCCCTGCGGCTCCCGGATCACCGGCTCGACCGAGATCTCCGGAGACTTCACCCTCGCCGAGGCCCAGGAGCTCTCGGCGCTGATCGAGGGCGGCGCGCTGCCGCTCCCGCTGGAGCTCATCTCCGACCGCCTGGTCGGCCCCACGCTGGGCGAGGACGCCATCGACGCCTCCTTCGAGGCCGGCCTGATCGGCATCATCCTGACCGGCCTGTTCATCACCCTCGTCTACCGGTTCGTCGGGTTCCTCGCGACCGTCGCGCTGGCGTCGTACGCCCTCATCGCCTACGCCATGCTGCTCGCGCTCGGCGCGACCCTCACGCTGCCCGGCCTGGCCGGGTTCGTCCTGGCCATCGGCCTGGCGATCGACGCCAACGTGCTCGTCTTCGAACGGGCCCGCGAGGAGTACGACGACGCCCCCAAGGCCGGCGTCCGCCGCGCGCTCGGGATCGGCTTCAACAAGGCCTGGTCGGCCATCATCGACTCCAACGTCACGACCTTGCTCGCGGCCGGGCTGCTCTTCGTGCTCGCCACCGGCCCGGTCCAGGGCTTCGGTGTGACGCTGTCGATCGGTGTCGTCGCGTCGATGATCTCGGCGCTGGTGATCGCCCGGATGCTCACCGAGGTGGGTGTGTCGATCCCGTGGGTCGCGCGGCGCCCGAGGTTCACCGGCCTCGGCTACGTCAGCAAGGTCCGCGCCTGGCTCGACCGCACCAACCCCGACCTGATGGCGCGCCGCCGTACCTGGCTGGCCGCGTCGCTGGCCGCGATGGCGATCGCGGTGGCCGGTATCGTGACCCAGGGCCTCAACCTCGGCATCGAGTTCACCGGTGGCCGCACCCTCGACTACTCCCTGTCGGAGGAGGTCACCGTCGACGAGGCGCGCGACGCGATCGCGGCGGCCGGCTTCCCCGAGGCCGTGGTGCAGGGTGCCGACACCGCGGACGTCACCGTCCGCACCGGCGTCCTCTCCGACGAGGACGAGGACCGGATCGAGGCGGCCCTCGCAGAGATCGGTGGCGACGTCACCAAGGAGGACGACCAGCAGATCGGCCCGTCCCTCGGTGACGAGCTGCGCGACAAGGCGCTCCTCGCGTTCGGCATCGCGCTGCTGGCCCAGATGCTCTACCTCGCGATCCGCTTCAAGTGGACCTTCGGCGTGGCTGCGGTGGTCGCGATGTTCCACGACGTGCTGCTGGTGGTGGGTCTGTTCGCCTGGCTCGGCAAGCCGATCGACGCGGTCTTCCTGGCCGCGGCGCTCACCATCGTCGGTCTCTCGGTCAACGACACCGTGGTGGTCTTCGACCGGATCCGCGAGCGCTGGCGCGCCTCCCGCGACAAGGGCTTCAACGAGGTCGCCAACCGCGCCTGCATCGAGACGGTGCCGCGCACGGTCAACACCGGCCTGGGGGCGATGTTCATCCTCGCGACGCTCGCGCTCCTCGGCGGCGACTCGCTCCAGGACTTCGCCATCGCGCTGCTCGTCGGCCTGGTGGTCGGCACCTACTCGTCGGTGTTCATGGCGACCCCGCTGCTGACGTACCTCCAGGAGAAGGCGCCGATGTCGCGGGAGCAGAAGGTCAGGCAGGAGCGCAGCCCGGACGACTCCGGCGCGGTGGTCTGA
- a CDS encoding PhoX family protein → MSVDRRTVLRSTAAVAVGGPFAGLVAAPASARKPASAVGLFPVADERDGAVRLHLPKRFHYRSFHDTEMPVTLDDGTALPGRHDGMGAFKGRNGNVILVRNHEITNSPVTPAFGPGTPYDAMAGAGTTTVEVTPFGEVVSAYTSLNGTMFNCSGGEMPWGSWITCEETVNGPDVGPDFTGSPNTSLTKPHGFVFEVPVDGQSNRQPIRKAGRFAHEAVSFDPVDGILYLTEDNFGFPSGFYRYIPPSNPMKTGRLEDGGRLQMLAVKGEPNAHLEASQRKRATYKVTWVDIEDPDPDFPYTPGQTAPTTNDQAINYVANQGRALGAAGFSRLEGQVYDDNVVYFTSTQGGGAAEGDSDTVAGYGNGNGQVWAYHCRSKRLQLIYQAPVDDAEANETFDSPDNITTSKRGTLVVCEDSSVDNYIRGLSRGGQLWDIALNRLVSSLTGLPRFGDEFAGSTFSPDGHTLFVNIQASRGMSFAIWGPWRSIGV, encoded by the coding sequence ATGTCCGTCGACCGTCGTACCGTCCTGCGATCCACCGCTGCCGTCGCCGTCGGGGGGCCGTTCGCCGGCCTCGTGGCCGCTCCGGCCTCGGCACGCAAGCCAGCCAGCGCCGTCGGGCTCTTCCCGGTGGCGGACGAACGTGACGGTGCCGTCCGGCTGCACCTGCCGAAGCGTTTCCACTACCGGTCCTTCCACGACACCGAGATGCCGGTGACGCTCGACGACGGCACGGCGCTTCCCGGTCGCCACGACGGCATGGGCGCCTTCAAGGGCCGCAACGGCAACGTGATCCTCGTCCGCAACCACGAGATCACCAACAGCCCCGTCACCCCGGCGTTCGGTCCTGGCACGCCGTACGACGCGATGGCCGGCGCCGGCACCACCACGGTCGAGGTGACCCCCTTCGGCGAGGTGGTCAGCGCCTACACCAGCCTCAACGGCACGATGTTCAACTGCAGCGGTGGCGAGATGCCGTGGGGCTCGTGGATCACCTGCGAGGAGACGGTCAACGGCCCCGACGTCGGCCCCGACTTCACCGGCTCCCCGAACACGTCCCTCACCAAGCCGCACGGGTTCGTCTTCGAGGTCCCGGTCGACGGCCAGAGCAACCGGCAGCCGATCCGCAAGGCGGGGAGGTTCGCCCACGAGGCAGTGTCGTTCGACCCGGTCGACGGCATCCTCTACCTCACCGAGGACAACTTCGGCTTCCCGTCGGGCTTCTACCGCTACATCCCGCCGAGCAACCCGATGAAGACCGGACGGCTCGAGGACGGCGGCCGGCTGCAGATGCTGGCCGTGAAGGGCGAGCCCAACGCGCACCTCGAGGCGAGCCAGCGCAAGCGGGCGACCTACAAGGTCACCTGGGTCGACATCGAGGACCCCGACCCCGACTTCCCCTACACGCCCGGCCAGACCGCCCCGACGACCAACGACCAGGCGATCAACTACGTCGCCAACCAGGGCCGCGCCCTCGGTGCGGCCGGCTTCTCGCGGCTCGAGGGCCAGGTCTACGACGACAACGTCGTCTACTTCACCTCCACCCAGGGCGGCGGAGCCGCCGAGGGCGACTCCGACACCGTGGCCGGCTACGGCAACGGCAACGGGCAGGTGTGGGCCTACCACTGCCGCTCGAAGCGGCTGCAGCTGATCTACCAGGCCCCGGTCGACGACGCGGAGGCCAACGAGACCTTCGACTCCCCCGACAACATCACCACCAGCAAGCGCGGCACCCTGGTGGTCTGCGAGGACAGCTCGGTCGACAACTACATCCGCGGTCTGTCGCGGGGCGGCCAGCTGTGGGACATCGCCCTCAACCGGCTCGTCAGCAGCCTGACCGGCCTGCCACGTTTCGGGGACGAGTTCGCCGGGTCGACGTTCAGCCCGGACGGGCACACCCTGTTCGTGAACATCCAGGCCTCGCGCGGGATGTCGTTCGCGATCTGGGGCCCCTGGCGCTCGATCGGCGTCTGA